In Triticum urartu cultivar G1812 chromosome 6, Tu2.1, whole genome shotgun sequence, the following proteins share a genomic window:
- the LOC125517017 gene encoding uncharacterized protein LOC125517017, whose translation MCCMEVLTLHFLFQERDAHRMYIELDEKKKPFTLMHCYIEFEKYPKWQTRPLPQKKQKKTSDASPGTTSNDEDFGACTDALEEELRPPGTKHDKNERLRKGKTSESNDSGCKLSLESVWAQKIEKDDIKEATKIARYARAFELQEKQIALQEKEDARKQFELDEKIMLMDTSHMSDAQKQFYKNKQDEIIACCQNTSG comes from the coding sequence ATGTGTTGTATGGAAGTGTTAACTCTTCATTTCCTTTTTCAGGAAAGAGATGCACACCGCATGTACATTGAACTGGATGAGAAAAAGAAGCCATTTACATTAATGCATTGCTACATAGAGTTTGAGAAGTATCCAAAGTGGCAGACACGTCCGCTTCCTCAGAAGAAACAAAAGAAGACCTCGGATGCAAGTCCGGGTACAACCTCCAACGATGAAGACTTCGGCGCATGCACTGATGCTCTTGAAGAAGAGCTAAGACCTCCTGGTACGAAGCATGACAAGAATGAACGTTTGAGGAAAGGTAAAACTTCTGAATCCAATGATAGTGGTTGCAAGTTATCATTAGAAAGTGTGTGGGCACAGAAGATAGAGAAGGATGATATCAAAGAGGCCACAAAAATTGCTCGCTACGCGAGAGCTTTTGAATTGCAAGAGAAGCAAATTGCATTGCAGGAGAAGGAGGATGCACGGAAACAGTTTGAATTAGATGAGAAAATCATGCTCATGGACACATCTCATATGAGTGATGCACAGAAGCAATTCTACAAGAATAAACAAGATGAGATCATTGCTTGCTGCCAGAACACATCTGGTTGA